In a genomic window of Vidua chalybeata isolate OUT-0048 chromosome 30, bVidCha1 merged haplotype, whole genome shotgun sequence:
- the SARNP gene encoding SAP domain-containing ribonucleoprotein encodes MAAEPVELHKLKLAELKQECLARGLEAKGNKQDLIHRLQAYLEEHAEEEPNEEDVLGEEIEEEEPKAPEPPVKVEEAPVKSPDVIQEKKVVKISSEISQMERMQKRAERFNVPVSLESKKAARAARFGLATIPTKGLSADSKPTINLEKLKERAQRFGLNVSSLSKKSEEDEKLKKRKERFGIVTGAGAAEDSEAKKRKRAERFGIV; translated from the exons ATGGCGGCGGAGCCGGTGGAGCTGCACAAGCTGAAG CTGGCCGAGCTGAAGCAGGAGTGCCTGGCGCGGGGGCTGGAAGCCAAGGGCAACAAGCAGGACCTGATCCATCGGCTCCAGGCCTACCTGGAGGAGCACG CTGAGGAGGAGCCCAACGAGGAGGACGTGCTGGGGGAGGAGATCGAG GAGGAGGAGCCCAAGGCGCCGGAGCCGCCCGTGAAGGTGGAGGAGGCGCCGGTGAAGTCGCCCGACGT GATCCAGGAGAAGAAGGTGGTGAAAATCTCCTCGGAGATCTCCCAGATGGAG CGGATGCAGAAAAGGGCCGAGCGCTTCAACGTCCCCGTCAGCCTCGAGAGCAAAAAGGCGGCGAGGGCGGCGCG CTTCGGCTTGGCCACAATTCCCACAAAAG ggCTCTCGGCAGACTCCAAACCCACG atAAACCTGGAAAAGCTCAAGGAAAGGGCCCAGAGGTTCGGCCTCAACGTCTCCTCCCTCTCCAAGAAG AGCGAGGAGGACGAGAagctgaagaagaggaaggaaaggttCGGGATCGTCACCGGGGCCGGAGCCGCCGAGGATTCCGAG gcAAAGAAGCGGAAAAGGGCGGAAAGGTTCGGGATCGTCTGA